In the genome of Candidatus Dependentiae bacterium, one region contains:
- the rplI gene encoding 50S ribosomal protein L9: protein MRIFLLKDIEKIGLEGEIVRVKDGFGSNYLVPRKLGIEVTPKNEHQFLNRVKNVEHRKEAIASKTSMLAEKIKSLRIKIKHKAHDEGKLFGAVSPNEVVESLAEKGISVSKSQIDFGKSIKTTGTYDVKVKLSSKLQPSFSLVVVAEKA from the coding sequence ATGCGCATATTTTTATTAAAAGATATTGAAAAAATTGGCCTTGAAGGCGAAATAGTTAGAGTAAAAGATGGTTTTGGAAGCAATTATTTAGTACCTCGCAAATTAGGTATTGAAGTTACGCCAAAAAATGAACATCAATTTCTAAATCGTGTCAAAAATGTTGAGCATCGTAAAGAAGCTATTGCAAGCAAAACTTCTATGCTTGCTGAAAAAATTAAATCTTTACGCATAAAAATTAAACACAAAGCACATGATGAAGGCAAACTTTTTGGTGCTGTCAGCCCAAACGAAGTTGTTGAATCATTAGCTGAAAAAGGTATATCGGTTTCAAAAAGCCAAATTGATTTTGGCAAATCAATTAAAACAACCGGTACTTATGATGTTAAAGTAAAATTATCTTCAAAATTACAACCTTCATTTTCGTTGGTTGTTGTAGCTGAAAAAGCATAA